Proteins from one Pseudomonadota bacterium genomic window:
- a CDS encoding D-sedoheptulose 7-phosphate isomerase, which translates to MLAKLQDSLKKSIAAKEAFAKDQGKNIITLVEKIIATMHEGGKLLIFGNGGSAADAQHMAAEFINRFLINRAPLPAIALTTDTSVITSISNDFSYDDIFVKQIQALGKKGDLALGISTSGNSPNVVKAVETAMDMGIYTAVLTGGTGGILIDKADLCLNVPTSFTPNIQESHIWAIHLICQLVEEAIFGGDRA; encoded by the coding sequence ATGTTAGCAAAATTACAAGACAGCCTGAAAAAATCCATAGCCGCAAAAGAGGCATTTGCCAAAGACCAGGGCAAAAACATTATTACCCTTGTCGAAAAAATCATTGCCACCATGCATGAGGGCGGAAAACTGCTTATCTTCGGAAACGGCGGCAGCGCCGCAGATGCCCAGCATATGGCGGCTGAATTCATTAATCGTTTTCTGATTAACCGCGCCCCTCTTCCGGCAATTGCCCTGACCACCGACACTTCAGTTATCACCAGCATTAGTAATGACTTTTCCTATGATGATATTTTTGTAAAACAGATCCAGGCCCTGGGCAAAAAAGGCGATCTGGCCCTGGGTATTTCCACCAGCGGTAATTCACCAAACGTCGTCAAGGCTGTTGAAACGGCGATGGACATGGGGATTTACACCGCGGTGCTCACCGGCGGTACCGGCGGCATATTGATTGATAAAGCGGATTTATGCCTGAATGTGCCCACAAGTTTTACGCCAAATATTCAGGAGTCTCATATCTGGGCTATTCACCTTATCTGCCAGCTGGTTGAAGAAGCGATTTTTGGCGGA